The stretch of DNA AAAGATCGATCATCTTAAGCGTATGGCCGAACGGGGCAAATTCCGGGTGAACAAGAAGCCGTGAAAGCCCCGCTATGTGAAAATCGGTGTCTCCGGTGAAATCGAATATCTCGTCCCGTTTATTGAGAATCACGTTGCAGAGGCTCTTGTCGCCGCCGGATAGACCCCTGAGGCGGATATCGATAGAGGTTTTGATCTCGGCCACAGTCAGTCCGTGGAGACGGGCAGAGAGGAGTCGGGCGGTTTCGTCGATTTTGGTCCGGGGAATGATTTTATCCACAGTCAGATGTATGGTCTTTACCAGGCCATTATTCAAAGAGATAACCAGAAGATATCTCGATCCCCCCATGTTGACTATTTCGAGACGGTCGAACAGCGCCTGTTCAAAGGACGGCGATATCGACACCCCGATAAGATCGGTAACTTCAGAGAGCACCTTTGCTATATGGCTCAGGAACATCGTGGCGTCGTTTTCACGGAGCACGCGCTCGACGAGGAGTTTTGCGTCACGGAAATCCGCATCCGAAGAGTCCACACCGGGCAAAAGATGGCTGACATAATACCGGTAGCATTTCACGGTGGGAATCCGGCCTGCCGATGTGTAAGGCTGAGCGAGATATCCCTCGTCCTCGAGCTCTTTCATGATGTGCCGTATGGTCGCGGGGCTCAGACCGAGGCCGCATGCCGCGGCAACATAGGAAGACCCGACCGGTTCCGCAGTTTCGAGAAAGGACGAAACAATGGTCTCGATAACCCTTTCACGTCTTTCTTTCAGATTCACCATTCCCGTTCTTCCGGATAATCAGGGAGACTGCCGCACGAAAGTCCCCGTTGAAGTGTTGTAATAATAAGCCATACAGGAAATAGTATATTTCCGGTTAATTTAATATAATAAAAAAAATTGCATCTAAAGTCAAGCATATCGAGACGGGTGATTACAAGCGATTCTTTTTTAACCTATAGAACACATTAATATTTATATAACTTCTCGAAGAATATGTAACAGAAGCCGGAGGATTTCGAAGAATAATACAGGGGAGATTTAA from bacterium encodes:
- the hrcA gene encoding heat-inducible transcriptional repressor HrcA, which codes for MVNLKERRERVIETIVSSFLETAEPVGSSYVAAACGLGLSPATIRHIMKELEDEGYLAQPYTSAGRIPTVKCYRYYVSHLLPGVDSSDADFRDAKLLVERVLRENDATMFLSHIAKVLSEVTDLIGVSISPSFEQALFDRLEIVNMGGSRYLLVISLNNGLVKTIHLTVDKIIPRTKIDETARLLSARLHGLTVAEIKTSIDIRLRGLSGGDKSLCNVILNKRDEIFDFTGDTDFHIAGLSRLLVHPEFAPFGHTLKMIDLYEHKSELAQALNLTIHDNSDVNIYIGGSDFWGPKPILSMISGVFRSGSEQGLVAVIGPLRVHYPRLAAIVRYTAEITADFFSKY